The genomic stretch GGCTGGTCAGCAAAATCCAGTAACCGTGACTCAGGCCGCTGACCTGAATGAACACGTAGCCTATAAACAGCACCACCGACATACGCACCGCATGGCGAAATAACACAGATTGCGGGGTAAAATGGCGGGAGATCCGTAGCCAGATATCATCCAGCCCGGTGAGTTTATCGTCGACAAACGGGCTCTTGCCGGTCTGATTTTCTGGCAATGATTGTTCGGATTCGAGATTCGCCAGTTGCGCGTCAATCGCGTGCAGGTTTCGCAGCAGGTGGCGCAAAGCCTGGAGCATTTCCCGATGTTCACCCTGTGTTTCCAGCCGTTTAAGCGCTTCTTCAAGGCGGAAAAACGCCCGCTCGAACTGGCTGTTATGCGTATATTGCTGGCGATAAAGAATGCACTGAGAAAGCTGCAAACAGGCGCGGGCCTGCATACTCATCAGGCGCTGGAAGCGGAAAAGGATGTCGCTGTGATGAAACTGCTCGCTGAGTTTGAGGTATTTTACATGCGATGAACTGGCACGTTCATGAATGTCCTGCACGACGAAATAATAGTGCAGGGTGCGTCGTGTGCCTTTTTGCCCGCGGTCACCTTTGAGACGGGTTTGCAGCGTATTTTTTGTCTGATTCAGCGTGGAAACCAGCTGGCCGTTGGCCATGGCCAGCTCCACCAGTTGCTGATTATTGTCTTCCTGATCGGGGTCAAAAAGCGTCGCTTTGGCTTCCAGATAAGCCGCCAGTTGCGTGAAACAGCGGGAAATCTGATCCTGCAACGGACGGATTGGGAAAATTATATGCCCGGCCAGCGTCAGCAAGTTATACCAGATAGCGCCGGCGAGCAGGATCAGCGGCTGCTGATACCAGATGTGATACATGCTGGTGCCGAGCATCGTATAAATTGCGATGAGCAAGGCACCGAACGCAATCGTGGCGTAGCGTTGCCCCAGCGCCCCCAGCAGGATAAAACCGCAGGTCGAAATCATCAGTCCCGGCGCGAATAACCAGGGGTAGGGGAACAGCAGTTCAATGGACGCTGACGCAATAAAGAAGCAGACCAGTGTGATGAGCAGATTGCGCAACCGACCGGCGAGACGATCGTCCAGATCGGCCAGCGCGGCCGCCACCACGCCCAGCGTCAGAGGAATGGTCAGCGTTATCTGACCCAGCCACCAGGGCATTGCGGCGGCACCCGCCAGCGCAATGAAAATCCTGATGTGGTAAAGCACATTGCTGTTATAGGCATAACGCCTCAAACCCGGTGCAATAGAAAGCACGGAAAAACCTCACGGTTAAGATCAAAAATGAAAAATCAGCGAATGCGTCCGTTTTTTAACTGACGGCTGGCATTGGCTTCACGGACTTGTTTTGCCAGTTCGACGGAGACGACTCTGCGTCCCACTGGCCAGAGTGCGATGGCGGCGATTTTAAAATTCGCGATACCCACCGGAATGCCGATAATGCTGATGCATTGCGCAATGCCGGCCACAATGTGTGACAAGCATAACCACCAGCCGAAAAAAATAAACCAGAAGATATTCAATAAGGTTCCGCCGCCGGACATCAGCGCGTTACGTTTTTCCGGATATAATTCGTCTACATGCACTGCTTCATTGCCAAAGGGCATCAGCGAAAGGCGGGTAATTTCCCAGCAAGAGCGGGTCAGCGGCAGGGTGAAAATCAGCACAATGCTCATCAGAGTGGCGAATAACCAGGCCAGCGTTGTGAAAAAACCGCCTAAAACGAAGTTAAGAATATTGAGTACAGTGCGCATATCGACTCTTCCCGAAGCTATTAATAAGTTGAAAAATTTCAGGTTAACTAAAAAGAAACACCGTCTTATTCTACCCTGTTTTGGAATGTGGATCGCCTCTGCATATCAAAGGTAAACTCTTAAAACGACTTGCGTGTAAAATAACAACTATTACTTTTCCGTCAGGAATAAAAGAGAAAAAACGGTGTGATGATATGGAATTGAAATCGACCTCTTTCGGGAAACATCTGGCGCAACATCCCTACAACCGGGTGCGTCTGCTTAATGCGGGCGTAGAAGTCAGCGGCGACAAACATCACTACCTGATCCCTTTTAATCAGCTTATTCAGATCCGCTGCAAGCGCGGCATTGTCTGGGGCGAGCTTGAATTTGAATTGCCTGAGGCAAAAGTCGTCCGGCTGCATGGCACGGAATGGCAGGAAACGCAGCGCTTTTATCAGCATCTCCTCAAAATCTGGCAGGCCTGGAGTGAGGAAATGAGTGGTGTCAGCGCGGGCGTTCTGCACGGGCAAATTGAAAAAATCACGCACATTGAAGAACAAGATAAATGGTTTAAAAGCGTCGATCTGGCTGATGTTCAGAAAGACATCACAGAAGCTTTTTCCGCCATTCCTGTCCCCGTCGAACGGCTCAATGACTTCGATAATTGCCGCGAAGATTATCGCACTTGTTTACGCTGGCTTGAGCAGGGCAAACGCAGCGTAGATAAACGCAATCTGGCCTGGACGGACCGGGTTATTGCGGAAAATCAGGACTTCTTCGATACCGTTGAAGTTTCTCCGCTAAACGAGAGTCAGTGCCGCGCGGTTGTGAATGGCGAAGATGCTGTTCTGGTGCTGGCAGGCGCAGGCAGTGGTAAAACCTCCGTACTGGTGGCCCGCGCAGGCTGGTTGCTGCGCCGACAGGAAGCCGTACCTGAGCAAATTTTGCTGCTGGCGTTTGGCCGTCAGGCCGCGGATGAAATGAACACGCGTATAAAAGAACGTCTGCATACCGACGGGATCAAAGCCAAAACGTTCCATGCGCTGGCCTTGCAGATTATTCAGGAAGGCAGCAAGAAAGCGCCAAAGATCAGCAAACTGGAAACGGACGCAAAAGCCCGTCGCAGTCTGCTGATCAAAACCTGGCAGGAACAATGCGCCGGGAAAAAAGTGCAGGCCAGCGGCTGGCGGCAGTGGATGACCGACGAACTCGAATGGGATGTGCCGGAAGGGGATTACTGGAAAAGTAAATCGCTGGCCGAACGTCTGGGCAGCCGCCTCGAGCGCTGGCTGAGTCTGATGCGTATGCACGGCGGCAGTCAGGCCGAAATGATTGAAAACGCACCTGAAGAGGTGAAAGATCTGTTTTCGAAGCGCATCCGTCTGATGGCTCCGTTACTGAAAGCCTGGAAAACCGCCCTGAAAGAAGAAGGCGCGGTGGATTTCTCCGGGCTTATTCATCAGGCCGTAAATATTCTGGAAAAAGGCCGCTTTGTCAGCCCGTGGAAACACATTCTGGTTGATGAGTTTCAGGACATTTCGCCACAGCGCGCGTTGTTGCTCTCCGCACTGCGCAAGCTGAACAAACGCACCAGCCTGTTTGCCGTGGGCGATGACTGGCAGGCCATTTACCGTTTCAGCGGTGCAGAGCTTTCGCTGACGACTGCTTTCGCGACGAACTTTGGCGAAGGCGCGCAGTGCGCGCTCGATACCACTTACCGGTTCAACGATCGCATCGGTGAAATTGCTAATAAGTTTGTTCAGCAGAATCCTTATCAGCTGAAAAAACCGCTGAACAGCCTGACCAGGGGCAACAAGAAAAATGTGGTGATCTTGCCTGACGATCAGCTGGAAAAACTGCTGGATAAACTCAGCGGTTATGTCACGGCTGATGAACAAATTCTGGTGCTGGCTCGATATCACCATTTACGGCCACAAATTCTGGAAAAAGCCGCCACCCGCTGGCCGAAACTGAATCTTGAATTTATGACGATCCACGCCAGTAAAGGTCAGCAGGCAGAATATGTCATTATTATCGGACTGCATGAGGGCAATGACGGTTTCCCGGCACCGGCCCGTGAATCGGTGCTTGAACAGGTCTTGCTGCCGGAGCCGGAAAACTTTAGGGATGCCGAGGAACGGCGGTTGCTGTATGTGGCGATGACCCGCGCGAAGCATCAGGTCTGGCTATTGCAGAATAAAGCGCGTCCTTCGGTTTTTGTCGAACAGCTCGAAGATATCGGTGTTCCGGCGCAACGGAAACCCTGATAACAAATCGCCCGGCAAATGCCGGGCGATTTGTTTATAAAAACGCTGTGAATCCAAAACCTTGCGAATCACTCTTTCAAACGTGCCCACAAATAACGCTGATAATCAGGAATTGAAATGTCCACTTCTGACTGGAACAGCGGTGATGCAATCAGGAAATCTGCTGTTGCCACATTGGTTGCGACCGGAATATTCCACACAGTCGCGAGGCGCAGCAGGGCTTTTACATCCGGGTCGTGAGGGACGGCATTGAGCGGATCCCAGAGGAAAATCAGCAGGTCGATTTTCCCTTCGGCAATCAGCGCGCCAACCTGCTGGTCACCGCCCATCGGGCCGCTCAGCATACTTTTCACCGTAATTCCGGTGCTCCGCTGTACCATATTCCCGGTGGTGCCGGTGGCGTAGAGAATATGCTTTGACAGTTCAGCCACGTTTTTATCCACCCATTTCATCAGGGTGTTTTTGCAGTGATCATGCGCGACCAGGGCAATATGTTTTTGTTTGGCGATCGTGCGGGTCGTGTATTCCATCAAATTCCCTTCAAAGAGAAAGTAAGAGTGGATCACAGAATACTGAAACTCCGTTTTACTGCATAGCGCGGGGGCAACAATTCGGCGTTAAGAAAGAGAATGCGTGATGGAGATTAAGTTACGAGGTGCGTTCCTGTTTTTCAGGCAGCTTAAACCAGAGCAACAATTGTTCAATACCCGCGTTTGCCGCCAGCCGGGTCCAGAGCGGGTGAAGATAGGCGATGGATATTTGCGAAGGAACTTCACGCGCCAGCGCCGATTTCTTATCGGTATTTCCCCTGGCGAAAGAAGGCACGGCAGCGCGTGCGCCGGATAAGTTATACGTCATCATGAGCTTTTCAGCGCCCGCCGTATTGCCCGGATTAAACAGACTGAGAACATCGCGTTGAGTCGCCAGCGTGTTTCCCTGATCATCCACCAGTTGATAATTCATTTGCTGGCTGAACTGGGCGGTGTCTTTTTCAGTAGTCAGCGAAGGTAGTACAAAGGAAACGGCGCGGCTTCCTTTAGCATTGAACGTGACGATAAGGGCCGGAGAGTGATAAATCAGTGCGTTTTGCGCAGCAGCAGGGTGCAGATTTTTGCTGACCTGAAACAGAATCTGATGTTGGCCGCCATCCAGTTCGAGGCTGTCTGCGCCTTTCAGGATCGCGCCGGACATCTGTTTACCGTCAATAACCAGCACATCCACATCCGCAGACAGTTTGAGTGAGGTCGCAGAAGCAGACGCCATCAGGCTGAAGCTCGCTAATGCGACCAGCGCACGACAGACTTTCATTCTTCTCTCCTCAGACACACATTGCTCACTCTCCATTATTCAGTAACGGCGATTGTGTGTCAAAGTTTTACAAAATGTTTTAATTTTACATAAGGGCAATTCTGAGGGCGATCCTTTTTGCACCCTGCACTGTCGAAACGGTCAGGCTGCGTTACACTTACCGGAGACAGGTCAAAAGGAGATAACCCCGTGCAAGACAATGATATTCGCAAAATTCTCGAGGACGTAAAAACAATCGCTCTGGTGGGTGCCAGCGACAATCCTGGTCGCCCGAGTTATGGCGTGATGGCCTATCTGCTTTCGCAGGGATACAAAGTCATTCCGGTCAGCCCGAAACTGGCAGGGCAGGAATTACTTGGGCAAAAAGCGGTGGGAACGCTGGCCGAAATCGCAGAACCGGTGGATATGGTCGATGTTTTCCGCAACGCCGAAGCCGCTTACGGCGTGGGGCAGGAAGCCATCGCGATTAAAGCGAAAGTGCTGTGGCTTCAACTGGGCGTGATCAACGAACAGGCCGCCGTGCTGGCAAAAGATGCCGGGATGAAAGTGGTGATGGATCGTTGTCCGAAAATTGAAATCCCACGTCTGGGAATGGAAAAGTAATTTCCGGCCCGCTACAGGCACAAAAAAACCGGCCAACATAGCCGGTTTTTCATTAAACGGGTGCGGGATGATCAGTTGCGCAGACGCGGTGCCTGTAACTGACTGCGGATTGACGCAGCCAGATCATCCAGAGAGGTTTGTTCAGGATGTGAACGCGCGGCCTCATGGTCAATCTGAATTTCTGCCAGATAAGTGTGAACGGGCTGGCCTTCTTCATCTTCCATCACCACGTGATACCAGGGCGCGGCACGCATTGAATCGTCAGCGGCAACGTCATCGACGCCGGGTTTTTCGAGTGAATATTCCGCGTCGACGTCAATTACCACGCCTAAATAACCCAACAGTCTGTGGCGAACTTGCTGGCCGATACCGTATTTGCTGGCAATCATAGTCGTCTCCCAAAATTATCCATTAATCTCTATATGGAGATAAAATGTGCTATTTCAAGTTTTGACCGCTTAATCTGCTAAAAATTCTGCGACGTGCTGCCGGAACAGCACGTCGTGAACATCGGATTAATTCATCACCAGACAGGCGAAGCCCTTCAGGTACAAACCTTCAGGATACGCGCCGGTCACCGGGTGATCGGCAGCCTGACGGAATTGCTCCACGAACTGAATTTCGCGACCGGCATCGAGTGCGGCGTCCGCGAGGATTTTCTGGAACAAATCGGTTGGCAGCAGGCCGGAACAGGAGAAGCTCAGCAGAATTCCGCCCGGACGCAGCAGTTGAATCGCCAGCATATTAATATCTTTGTAGCCACGGCAGGCGCTCGCCAGCTGGTTTTTGTTCTCAACAAATTTCGGCGGATCCATCACAATCATGTCGAACTGCTGGCCTTCCGAGCGGTATTTACGCAGCAACTGGAAGACGTCTTCGCGGACGAATTCTGCTTTCGACAGATCGAGTTTGTTCAGCTCAACGTTCTGACGTGCAACGTCCAGCGCGGCCTGAGAGGTATCCACGTTGGTGACTTTGGTGCAACCGCCCATCAGCGCGGACACGGCGAACGCACCGGTGTAGGAGAAGCAGTTCAGCACGTTGCGGCCAGCCGCGTAGTTGCGCGCGGCTAAACGACTGTCACGCTGATCAAGATAGAAACCGGTTTTATGGCCTTCTTTAATATCCACCAGCAGGCTCATGCCGTGTTCCTGAATCGGCAACAGGGCAGGCGGTTCTTCACCGACGACATGGCCCTGAACCAGTTCCAGACCTTCTTTTTTACGCACGGCGACGTCGGAACGATCCCAGATGGCGCATTCCGGATAGCAGTGTTGCAATGCGGCAATCAGCGGTGCGCGCTGGTATTCAGCACCGGCGGACAGCAATTGCAGTACCAGGAAATTCTGGAAACGGTCGATGGTAATGCCGGGCAGGCAGTCGGATTCACCGGCAATCAGACGGTAGCCGTCCAGCCCGTCGCGTTTGGCGATATAATCACGCCAGCTTTGCGCCTGCTGTAAACGGCGGATGAAGAAATCGATATCGATGTCTTCATCTTGCTTGAAAGTCCAGACACGGGCACGGATCTGAGATGACGGCGAATAAGCTCCGCGCGCCAGCCATTTGCCCTGACTGTCTACAATATCAATAGTGTCGCCGGAATTGGCTTTCCCCTCGACGCGCTGAACAGCGCCGGAAAACACCCACGGGTGGCGGCGTAAAAGTGATTTTTCGCGGCCTTTGGCCAGAATTAAACGTGCAGTCATAAAATTAGGTTCTGTCGGTTCGGAGACAAAAAAGAGCGACATTGTCCGGTCATGCAGGTGAAATTGCAACGAACCATACCGCTAACGGAGAGAAATAATATGGCAAAAGTCAGTATAGCTGCCTATGTCTACGGCAGGGTGCAGGGCGTCGGCTTTCGTTTTTCGACACTACATCAGGCAACCGGGTTAGGGCTGACCGGTTATGCAAAAAACCTTGAAGACGGCAGCGTCGAAGTGTTGGCGTGCGGCGAACAGGAGAAAGTGGATCAGCTGTTAGCCTGGCTCAAACAGGGCGGCCCGAAACATGCACAGGTTGATCGCGTGCTGACTGAACCCGCCGCGCCCGGCAATTACACCGATTTCAAAATTAAATACTGAAGCATTACAGGCATTTTACCGGCTTAGGCAGGCCCGCAATTTTAGTCGCCTGTTTCGCCGGGCCTTTCGGGAACAGCCTGAACAGATAGCGGCTGTTGCCTTTCTCTTCACCGTATTTTTGTGCCATCGCTTTCACCAACATGCGCACGGCCGGTGACGTATTGAATTCGAGATAAAACCCGCGCACGAAACGCACCACTTCCCAGTGCGCATCGGTAAGCTGAATGCCTTCTTTTTCTGCCAGCAGCGGCGCCATGCCTTCCTGCCAGTCATTACTGTTTTTCAGGTAACCCTGAGCGTCGGTTTCAATCACCTGACCGTCAAACTCCAGCATACAACCTCTGACCTGTAAAAAATTCAGCCAACAGTTTAGCAAAAAGCCCTGTCTGACAAAATAAAAAGCCCCGCGCGGTGGCGGGGCCCGAACAGATTACGCGTGTAATCAGTTACGTGATGACATCCCGAGAATGCTCAGCAGGCTGACAAACACGTTGTAAAGCGACACATAGAGGCTGACCGTAGCGCGAATATAGTTGGTTTCGCCGCCGTGAATAATATTACTGGTCTCCCACAGGATTGCGCCCGCCGAGAACAGAATAAACAGGCAGCTTATTGCCAGTGACAACGCCGGAATTTGCAGGAACAGGTTCGCGATAACCGCGACCAGCAGCACAACAAAGCCCGCCATCATCATCCCCGACAGGAACGACATGTCTTTTCGCGTGGTCAGCACGTAAGCCGAACAACAGAAGAAGACCAATGCCGTACCGCCAAGCGCCAGCATAATAATGTCACCGGCACCCGCAGAAAGCAGGGAGCTCAGCAACGGCCCCAGCGTATAACCCATGAAACCGGTCAGCGCGAAGGCGGACAAAATACCCGCCGGGCTGTTCGCCGTGCGGTAAGTCAGGAACATCAGGCCGTAAAAGCCGACGATAGTCAGCAGGAAGCCCGGTGCAGGTAAGCGGAGAACCGTACTGGCTGTTGCAGTAATCGCTGAAACGCCGAGCGTCAGGGCTAACAGGAAATAAGTATTGCGCAACACCCGGTGTGTGCTTAACAACGAGCCTGCGCGTGATGACGAAGAGGCAACGATACGATCCATAATAAAATTCTCACTTTTAACAAAAAAGTTGAAGTCGGTGAAAATACAAACAGATTGAAGTGTAAGGAGTTGCGCGGCGTCATTAAAGACGTTTTACCCTTCTTTACCTGCCCAAACGGCGCAGGGCGGGGCTTCGTGATGCCAAAATCGCCGTAATGGTGCATAAATCGCCGCTTGAGAACCGAATGCCTGTTTTTCAGGCAATTGAATGCAATCAGGCTTTACAACCTGATTGGCTATGTTTATAGTTCGCTTCGTTGCGGAGGGGTGGCCGAGCGGCTGAAGGCACCGGTCTTGAAAACCGGCGATGGGAAACCATTCGAGAGTTCGAATCTCTCCTCCTCCGCCATAAACAACACAAGAAAGCTGCTAAGCAATTAGCGGCTTTTTTTGTATCTGAAATTTGTGAAGCTGATTTAAATGCTCATAAAATCAACAAAATAGGCTGAAAATAATGTTTGCATCTTTTTTTCGGTCTTGTATACTACGCCCCGTACTGAACGACTGATGTCGCAAAGTGCTTGTTGTTTACGGAGGGGTGGCCGAGCGGCTGAAGGCACCGGTCTTGAAAACCGGCGATGGGAAACCATTCGAGAGTTCGAATCTCTCCTCCTCCGCCATAAACAACACATTAAAGCTGCTAAGCAATTAGCGGCTTTTTTTGTGCCTGAAATTCGGGGGTTTGTACGAAGACGTGCCTTTACGCGGGCACGAAACGCCCGCAGTAAGTGAAGAAAAAGCCCGATAACTACGGCTGAAAAACGTGCGCGTTGCCTTCTATTTGGATCCCGACTGCCGATCCCACAGCAATATCCCTCTGGCTGACCATCCTGATATCGAGCACTTGTTTGCTGCCGGCAAGTTCAAGGCTCAGCGTCGAGATAAACCCCGCGAAATCAACGCTGACGACTTTTGCCAGACAATGCGCTGCGCCTGTCAGGTTTTCTGCGGGCGTAATACGAATCTGCTCCGGGCGCAGCATGATGCGTGCATTGCCGGTGCGAAAAGCATTATCCACCGCAATATTTCCCAGTGCGCAGTGCGCCTGACCGCGTTCAAGGTGCGCGTCCAGCAGCAACGTTTCCCCTAAGAATGTGGCAGTCAGTTCGTCTGCCGGACGCAGATATAATTCCTGCGGCGCGCCGACATGCGCCAGTTTGCCATTACGCATGACCGCAACCTGATCGGCAAAAGACAGCGCTTCGGTCTGATCATGTGTTACCAGCACCGAGGCGATGCGCGTTTCGGCCAGCAGTTCCGCCACCGCTTTTCGGGTCGATGCGCGCAGGGCAGTATCGAGTGCCGAAAACGGTTCATCGAGCAACATCAGTACCGGTTTTTGCGCTAATGCCCGCGCCAGTGCCACACGTTGTTGCTGACCGCCAGACAGTTCGTGCGGCCAGAGCGCAGCCAGACGCCGGTCCAGCGCCACCATGTCCATCAGTTCGTCGATGCGGATTTGTTTCTCGCGTTTTCCCCCCGTCAGCCCGTACGCAATGTTCCCGGCAACCGTGAAATGCGGAAACAGCGCGCCATCCTGCGGAACAAATCCGATGCCTCTTTTATGCGCGGGAATATGCAATCCGGTGCCATGCAGCAGATTTCCCTGCAAAAAGACTTTGCCGTGATCGGGGTTTTCGAACCCGGCGATAATGCGTAGTAACGTGGTTTTCCCCGATCCGGAAGGGCCAACAATTGCCGTCCGGCTGCCCGCACTGACGCGCAGGTCGATATTCTCCAGCACTTTAACGGCTGAATAGGATTTACTGATCCCACGCAGTTCAAGCGTACTCATAGTCCGGCCTTACGTTGAGATTGTGAATAAAGGATCCAGGTCAGCGGCAGCGACAACAAAACGATCAGCAGCGCATAAGGCGATGCCGCCACATAATCAATTTCGCTGGTCAGCGCCCAGAACGCCGTCGCCAGCGTGCGCGTACCGTTGGGAGCCAGTAATAATGTCGCCGTCAGTTCATTGGTGACCGCCAGGAAAACCAGCGCGGCTCCTGCGGCGGCACCCGGCGCGGCAAGGCGCATCGTCGTGCTCCACAATGCCTGAAAAGGGGAACGTCCCAGACTTCGTGCGGCGTTTTCCAGTTCAACCGGTGCCTGAGCAATGCCCGCCC from Rahnella sikkimica encodes the following:
- the yccS gene encoding YccS family putative transporter; translated protein: MLSIAPGLRRYAYNSNVLYHIRIFIALAGAAAMPWWLGQITLTIPLTLGVVAAALADLDDRLAGRLRNLLITLVCFFIASASIELLFPYPWLFAPGLMISTCGFILLGALGQRYATIAFGALLIAIYTMLGTSMYHIWYQQPLILLAGAIWYNLLTLAGHIIFPIRPLQDQISRCFTQLAAYLEAKATLFDPDQEDNNQQLVELAMANGQLVSTLNQTKNTLQTRLKGDRGQKGTRRTLHYYFVVQDIHERASSSHVKYLKLSEQFHHSDILFRFQRLMSMQARACLQLSQCILYRQQYTHNSQFERAFFRLEEALKRLETQGEHREMLQALRHLLRNLHAIDAQLANLESEQSLPENQTGKSPFVDDKLTGLDDIWLRISRHFTPQSVLFRHAVRMSVVLFIGYVFIQVSGLSHGYWILLTSLFVCQPNYSATRRRLALRIIGTLAGIALGIPILYFVPSVEGQMILIVISGLLFFAFRTVQYAQATMFITLLVLLCFNLLGEGFEIAIPRIIDTLIGCAIAWAAVTYIWPDWKFRQIDKVVSKTFDANCRYLDAILVQYHQGKDNSLDYRLARRDAHNCDAELASVVSNMSSEKNNDPATLEAAFRLLCLNHTMLSYISALGAHREKLSDTETLSLLDDTACCVDGALHHLPSEAGRIQQALGQLTARIQMRTTDSDSKEQLVLQQIGLLVAHLPELTSLNSKILPVQSHE
- a CDS encoding YccF domain-containing protein — encoded protein: MRTVLNILNFVLGGFFTTLAWLFATLMSIVLIFTLPLTRSCWEITRLSLMPFGNEAVHVDELYPEKRNALMSGGGTLLNIFWFIFFGWWLCLSHIVAGIAQCISIIGIPVGIANFKIAAIALWPVGRRVVSVELAKQVREANASRQLKNGRIR
- the helD gene encoding DNA helicase IV — encoded protein: MELKSTSFGKHLAQHPYNRVRLLNAGVEVSGDKHHYLIPFNQLIQIRCKRGIVWGELEFELPEAKVVRLHGTEWQETQRFYQHLLKIWQAWSEEMSGVSAGVLHGQIEKITHIEEQDKWFKSVDLADVQKDITEAFSAIPVPVERLNDFDNCREDYRTCLRWLEQGKRSVDKRNLAWTDRVIAENQDFFDTVEVSPLNESQCRAVVNGEDAVLVLAGAGSGKTSVLVARAGWLLRRQEAVPEQILLLAFGRQAADEMNTRIKERLHTDGIKAKTFHALALQIIQEGSKKAPKISKLETDAKARRSLLIKTWQEQCAGKKVQASGWRQWMTDELEWDVPEGDYWKSKSLAERLGSRLERWLSLMRMHGGSQAEMIENAPEEVKDLFSKRIRLMAPLLKAWKTALKEEGAVDFSGLIHQAVNILEKGRFVSPWKHILVDEFQDISPQRALLLSALRKLNKRTSLFAVGDDWQAIYRFSGAELSLTTAFATNFGEGAQCALDTTYRFNDRIGEIANKFVQQNPYQLKKPLNSLTRGNKKNVVILPDDQLEKLLDKLSGYVTADEQILVLARYHHLRPQILEKAATRWPKLNLEFMTIHASKGQQAEYVIIIGLHEGNDGFPAPARESVLEQVLLPEPENFRDAEERRLLYVAMTRAKHQVWLLQNKARPSVFVEQLEDIGVPAQRKP
- the mgsA gene encoding methylglyoxal synthase, yielding MEYTTRTIAKQKHIALVAHDHCKNTLMKWVDKNVAELSKHILYATGTTGNMVQRSTGITVKSMLSGPMGGDQQVGALIAEGKIDLLIFLWDPLNAVPHDPDVKALLRLATVWNIPVATNVATADFLIASPLFQSEVDISIPDYQRYLWARLKE
- a CDS encoding YccT family protein, whose product is MKVCRALVALASFSLMASASATSLKLSADVDVLVIDGKQMSGAILKGADSLELDGGQHQILFQVSKNLHPAAAQNALIYHSPALIVTFNAKGSRAVSFVLPSLTTEKDTAQFSQQMNYQLVDDQGNTLATQRDVLSLFNPGNTAGAEKLMMTYNLSGARAAVPSFARGNTDKKSALAREVPSQISIAYLHPLWTRLAANAGIEQLLLWFKLPEKQERTS
- a CDS encoding CoA-binding protein, with product MQDNDIRKILEDVKTIALVGASDNPGRPSYGVMAYLLSQGYKVIPVSPKLAGQELLGQKAVGTLAEIAEPVDMVDVFRNAEAAYGVGQEAIAIKAKVLWLQLGVINEQAAVLAKDAGMKVVMDRCPKIEIPRLGMEK
- the hspQ gene encoding heat shock protein HspQ, with translation MIASKYGIGQQVRHRLLGYLGVVIDVDAEYSLEKPGVDDVAADDSMRAAPWYHVVMEDEEGQPVHTYLAEIQIDHEAARSHPEQTSLDDLAASIRSQLQAPRLRN
- the rlmI gene encoding 23S rRNA (cytosine(1962)-C(5))-methyltransferase RlmI is translated as MTARLILAKGREKSLLRRHPWVFSGAVQRVEGKANSGDTIDIVDSQGKWLARGAYSPSSQIRARVWTFKQDEDIDIDFFIRRLQQAQSWRDYIAKRDGLDGYRLIAGESDCLPGITIDRFQNFLVLQLLSAGAEYQRAPLIAALQHCYPECAIWDRSDVAVRKKEGLELVQGHVVGEEPPALLPIQEHGMSLLVDIKEGHKTGFYLDQRDSRLAARNYAAGRNVLNCFSYTGAFAVSALMGGCTKVTNVDTSQAALDVARQNVELNKLDLSKAEFVREDVFQLLRKYRSEGQQFDMIVMDPPKFVENKNQLASACRGYKDINMLAIQLLRPGGILLSFSCSGLLPTDLFQKILADAALDAGREIQFVEQFRQAADHPVTGAYPEGLYLKGFACLVMN
- the yccX gene encoding acylphosphatase; its protein translation is MAKVSIAAYVYGRVQGVGFRFSTLHQATGLGLTGYAKNLEDGSVEVLACGEQEKVDQLLAWLKQGGPKHAQVDRVLTEPAAPGNYTDFKIKY
- the tusE gene encoding sulfurtransferase TusE, giving the protein MLEFDGQVIETDAQGYLKNSNDWQEGMAPLLAEKEGIQLTDAHWEVVRFVRGFYLEFNTSPAVRMLVKAMAQKYGEEKGNSRYLFRLFPKGPAKQATKIAGLPKPVKCL
- the yccA gene encoding FtsH protease modulator YccA; the encoded protein is MDRIVASSSSRAGSLLSTHRVLRNTYFLLALTLGVSAITATASTVLRLPAPGFLLTIVGFYGLMFLTYRTANSPAGILSAFALTGFMGYTLGPLLSSLLSAGAGDIIMLALGGTALVFFCCSAYVLTTRKDMSFLSGMMMAGFVVLLVAVIANLFLQIPALSLAISCLFILFSAGAILWETSNIIHGGETNYIRATVSLYVSLYNVFVSLLSILGMSSRN
- a CDS encoding ABC transporter ATP-binding protein, which gives rise to MSTLELRGISKSYSAVKVLENIDLRVSAGSRTAIVGPSGSGKTTLLRIIAGFENPDHGKVFLQGNLLHGTGLHIPAHKRGIGFVPQDGALFPHFTVAGNIAYGLTGGKREKQIRIDELMDMVALDRRLAALWPHELSGGQQQRVALARALAQKPVLMLLDEPFSALDTALRASTRKAVAELLAETRIASVLVTHDQTEALSFADQVAVMRNGKLAHVGAPQELYLRPADELTATFLGETLLLDAHLERGQAHCALGNIAVDNAFRTGNARIMLRPEQIRITPAENLTGAAHCLAKVVSVDFAGFISTLSLELAGSKQVLDIRMVSQRDIAVGSAVGIQIEGNAHVFQP